From Acidithiobacillus sp., the proteins below share one genomic window:
- a CDS encoding form I ribulose bisphosphate carboxylase large subunit: protein MSVKKYEAGVKEYRQTYWSPEYVPLDSDILACFKITPQPGVDREEAAAAVAAESSTGTWTTVWTDLLTDLDYYKGRAYAIEDVPGDDTCFYAFIAYPIDLFEEGSVVNVFTSLVGNVFGFKAIRALRLEDVRFPLAYVKTCGGPPNGIQVERDKMNKYGRPLLGCTIKPKLGLSAKNYGRAVYECLRGGLDFTKDDENVNSQPFMRWRDRFLFVADAIHTAEAETGERKGHYLNVTAPTCEDMMERAAFAKELGMPIVMHDFLTGGFTANTSLANWCRKNGVLLHIHRAMHAVVDRNPHHGIHFRVLTKALRLSGGDHLHSGTVVGKLEGDRGATLGWVDLMRESFIPEDRSRGIFFDQDWGSMPGVFPVASGGIHVWHMPALVNIFGDDSVLQFGGGTLGHPWGNAAGAAANRVALEACVEARNEGRDLEREGKEILTSAAKDSPELKIAMETWKEIKFEFDTVDKLDVVNR, encoded by the coding sequence ATGAGTGTAAAAAAATACGAAGCTGGTGTGAAGGAGTACCGGCAAACCTATTGGTCGCCCGAGTATGTACCCTTGGATTCGGATATCCTGGCCTGCTTCAAGATCACCCCGCAACCGGGTGTGGATCGTGAAGAAGCCGCGGCAGCTGTGGCCGCCGAATCCTCGACGGGGACCTGGACCACCGTTTGGACCGATCTCTTGACCGATCTCGATTACTACAAAGGTCGCGCTTACGCCATTGAAGATGTGCCCGGCGACGATACCTGCTTCTATGCCTTTATTGCCTATCCCATTGATCTATTTGAGGAAGGTTCGGTAGTCAACGTGTTCACCTCGTTGGTGGGCAACGTGTTCGGCTTCAAGGCGATCCGGGCCCTGCGCCTGGAAGACGTACGCTTTCCTCTCGCCTATGTAAAAACCTGCGGTGGCCCGCCCAACGGCATCCAGGTCGAACGCGACAAGATGAACAAATATGGCCGACCGCTGTTGGGTTGCACCATCAAGCCGAAGCTCGGCCTATCCGCCAAGAACTACGGCCGTGCCGTGTACGAATGCCTCAGAGGCGGCCTGGATTTCACCAAGGACGACGAAAACGTCAACTCCCAGCCATTCATGCGCTGGCGCGACCGTTTCCTGTTCGTCGCCGATGCGATCCACACCGCCGAGGCCGAAACCGGAGAGCGCAAGGGGCACTATCTCAACGTCACCGCCCCGACTTGCGAGGACATGATGGAACGTGCAGCGTTCGCGAAAGAACTCGGCATGCCCATCGTCATGCATGATTTCCTGACTGGTGGCTTTACCGCCAACACCAGCTTGGCCAATTGGTGCCGCAAGAACGGTGTGCTGCTGCACATCCACCGCGCCATGCACGCCGTAGTGGATCGCAACCCGCACCATGGCATCCACTTCCGCGTGCTGACCAAGGCACTGCGTCTGTCGGGTGGTGATCACCTGCACTCCGGCACCGTGGTGGGCAAGTTAGAAGGGGACCGTGGTGCAACACTGGGCTGGGTAGATTTGATGCGTGAATCCTTTATTCCTGAAGACCGCAGCCGCGGCATTTTCTTCGATCAGGATTGGGGTTCCATGCCCGGCGTATTCCCGGTCGCATCCGGCGGTATTCACGTATGGCACATGCCTGCGTTGGTCAACATCTTCGGTGATGATTCCGTGCTGCAGTTCGGTGGCGGCACGCTGGGCCACCCCTGGGGCAACGCTGCCGGTGCCGCCGCCAATCGCGTTGCACTGGAAGCCTGTGTGGAAGCGCGCAACGAAGGGCGCGATCTGGAGCGTGAAGGCAAGGAGATACTTACCAGTGCCGCGAAGGATAGTCCGGAGCTGAAAATTGCGATGGAAACCTGGAAAGAGATCAAGTTCGAGTTCGACACTGTGGACAAACTGGACGTAGTGAACCGCTGA
- a CDS encoding ribulose bisphosphate carboxylase small subunit yields the protein MADIQDYNSAPKYETFSYLPAMTPEKLRRQIAYVVSQGWNPGIEHVEPARAFTYYWYMWKLPMFGEQSVDAILAELEACHRAHPDHHVRLIGYDNYSQSQGSAFVVFRGR from the coding sequence ATGGCTGATATTCAAGATTACAACTCGGCTCCCAAATACGAAACCTTCTCGTACTTGCCGGCGATGACGCCGGAAAAACTGCGCCGCCAGATTGCTTACGTCGTGAGCCAGGGCTGGAACCCTGGTATCGAGCATGTGGAGCCGGCGCGCGCCTTCACCTATTACTGGTATATGTGGAAACTGCCCATGTTCGGTGAGCAGTCGGTGGATGCCATTCTCGCCGAACTGGAGGCGTGCCACCGCGCGCACCCCGACCACCATGTGCGTCTGATTGGCTACGATAATTACTCCCAGAGTCAGGGCAGCGCCTTTGTGGTGTTTCGCGGGCGCTAA
- a CDS encoding CsoS2 family carboxysome shell protein, protein MTDAMANNMATPRSTRAAALERRRALSHSGGAVLGAKKAAPARAVSNPTAMGATASVANVTGKSLSRARREALSQRGAGLAQAPVAPGADSRVTAPVMSAPAPLLWKQDLPPAQDAATHERCSCGCKEKKNVTEIAEREEALEAVCAALDDEPAAVEGPITSAVRKLCRERRRALSSQGKMALSASSPGGKRSKCSGLSGRDAARSRREDLCQRGRGDGPACRPAGRARPKPTVPVKVETGTTLRGTGVTGTQVERSGKVTGNEPGSCRAITGTEYIGAEQYGEWCAMVPEPAPAKISLSNTSRGQRVSGTEVGLSVKVTGDEHGACKTVTGIEYLSADHFESFCGTKSAPAPAKVSVVTTEAGQSVSGAEAGRSAKMTGDEAGAYSKLTGSQYIRPDLPANLYGSRAPRKVSVMRTVKEHTVTGSEVGRSMKVTGDEHGACTTVTGTEYAGLEQYQACNRVQVPVPEKVGVMSTWHGQPVSGTAVEHSSKVTGDEYGGCQPVSGTEYIGPDQYAALCDDEHQAASRALTAGHGATTGAAPSGTRVASGGKVTGAERGEALVLSGTPYSSPQQRVSQRGMNSTPHPLARAPFDAPRQPTEVLSAARVQGDFSIATPARSAQGSDLNRITGTAYGAIGRITGPVNLAAGLVSGTPEFRYRDEAVRGAPMAMERVQAVDAARSRLTGDGREGGFAITGAAWRRNESVTGTEGVSTRRNPTLRGDQRGIAMGAAQNKDRERPEVPVSKITGSSGNDVNGSAITYSGGARG, encoded by the coding sequence ATGACCGACGCTATGGCAAACAATATGGCAACTCCACGCTCGACACGTGCCGCAGCATTGGAGCGGAGGCGTGCGCTGTCGCACAGCGGCGGTGCCGTGCTTGGTGCGAAGAAGGCTGCACCGGCGCGGGCGGTAAGCAATCCGACCGCGATGGGGGCAACGGCTTCAGTGGCAAACGTTACGGGTAAGTCACTTTCCCGTGCGCGCCGAGAGGCGTTATCGCAAAGAGGGGCAGGTCTGGCGCAGGCTCCAGTCGCGCCGGGCGCTGATAGTCGCGTGACTGCTCCGGTCATGTCTGCGCCCGCACCCCTTCTATGGAAACAGGATCTGCCACCAGCGCAAGACGCGGCTACCCATGAACGGTGTAGCTGCGGGTGCAAGGAGAAAAAGAACGTAACAGAGATTGCTGAGCGTGAGGAAGCGCTGGAAGCGGTATGCGCGGCTTTGGACGACGAGCCGGCAGCGGTGGAGGGACCCATCACCTCGGCAGTACGCAAACTGTGTCGCGAACGGCGTCGCGCGCTTTCTAGTCAGGGCAAAATGGCATTGAGCGCTTCTTCTCCAGGTGGCAAACGTAGCAAGTGCAGCGGATTGAGTGGACGTGACGCGGCTCGATCTCGCCGCGAAGATCTGTGCCAGAGAGGGCGTGGCGATGGCCCCGCATGCCGACCGGCAGGTAGGGCACGCCCCAAGCCTACTGTTCCCGTTAAAGTGGAGACAGGCACCACGCTGCGCGGCACTGGTGTGACGGGTACTCAGGTAGAGCGTAGCGGCAAGGTGACGGGTAATGAGCCGGGTAGTTGCCGCGCCATCACTGGCACCGAATATATCGGTGCTGAACAGTATGGCGAATGGTGTGCCATGGTACCGGAGCCTGCACCCGCCAAGATTAGCCTCAGTAACACCAGCCGTGGTCAGCGTGTGAGCGGCACGGAAGTCGGCCTCAGCGTAAAAGTGACCGGAGACGAACACGGTGCGTGCAAGACGGTGACCGGCATCGAATATCTCAGTGCAGACCACTTCGAGTCTTTCTGCGGGACCAAGTCGGCACCTGCCCCCGCCAAGGTGAGTGTCGTGACGACTGAAGCGGGGCAATCGGTAAGCGGTGCCGAAGCCGGACGCAGCGCCAAAATGACGGGTGATGAAGCTGGTGCCTACAGCAAGCTTACCGGCAGTCAGTATATTCGGCCTGATCTACCTGCCAACCTGTATGGCAGCCGCGCACCGCGCAAAGTGAGCGTGATGCGCACGGTGAAAGAACACACCGTAACCGGCAGTGAAGTGGGTCGCAGTATGAAAGTGACTGGTGATGAACACGGCGCGTGTACTACGGTGACGGGTACCGAATATGCAGGGCTTGAGCAATACCAAGCGTGCAATCGAGTGCAGGTACCTGTGCCGGAAAAAGTCGGCGTGATGAGCACTTGGCACGGCCAGCCGGTGTCCGGCACCGCGGTCGAGCACAGCAGTAAAGTGACCGGTGATGAATATGGCGGCTGCCAGCCGGTATCCGGCACCGAATATATCGGCCCAGATCAGTACGCCGCGCTGTGCGATGATGAACACCAAGCTGCCTCTCGTGCCCTGACAGCGGGGCACGGCGCTACGACTGGCGCGGCGCCAAGCGGTACACGCGTCGCATCCGGCGGCAAAGTGACTGGTGCGGAACGCGGTGAGGCTCTGGTCTTGAGCGGTACGCCGTACTCCAGCCCCCAGCAGCGCGTGTCGCAGCGTGGCATGAACAGCACCCCGCATCCTCTGGCGCGTGCCCCCTTTGATGCGCCTCGCCAGCCCACAGAAGTGCTGTCAGCGGCGCGTGTTCAGGGTGATTTCAGCATTGCCACACCCGCGCGTAGCGCTCAGGGCAGCGACTTAAACCGCATTACGGGCACAGCCTATGGCGCCATAGGGCGCATCACCGGCCCGGTGAATCTAGCCGCTGGCTTGGTATCCGGCACGCCTGAATTTCGCTATCGGGACGAGGCAGTCAGAGGTGCGCCGATGGCCATGGAACGGGTTCAGGCAGTTGATGCAGCGCGTAGCCGTCTCACCGGTGACGGGCGGGAAGGTGGCTTTGCGATTACCGGCGCGGCATGGCGGCGGAATGAAAGCGTGACCGGCACCGAGGGTGTCTCCACGCGGCGCAATCCCACTTTGCGCGGTGATCAGCGCGGTATCGCGATGGGTGCTGCGCAGAACAAGGATCGCGAACGCCCCGAAGTACCGGTCAGCAAGATCACCGGTAGCAGCGGTAATGACGTCAACGGATCCGCCATCACCTATTCCGGCGGCGCGCGGGGATAG
- a CDS encoding carboxysome shell carbonic anhydrase produces MNTRNRPGRSIGPLSGALRPPYGLGTPDGALQARAGQPVFPAQRAALRIGVTAAAANPACLTDSGRPCRHPLTNVAENQCLLAHEQTVKGRFDAIVPVMRRIVGLQHEPDFIERAQAVAREQLGFDLPSRILEDAWIGSLDMRALYGESVMRTLRLMAEHARAARTQQAGDDVVSFFLDCGFHAVDITPCSDGRLKGLVRYILRLPDTAVRSLKAYAGAMFDVEANVKRWIETELMRYRESRPVAADAGTRYLKIAVYHWSSSDPTHEGCAAHASNERQAAEAALQRLREFRQAIENSFCCGASVDTLLIGVDTDTDAIKVHVPDADGEMSLYRAVDNLELYRQTVGDEQNDARIKVYQAIQGASAATGWGVGRGEPHEGMRRLIATLLINNLSQIEYVCGTWGGRYPDIGHAERFISVGDGFEEFQLRNLAYFAHLHTVEEGVPDIDVGIKIFNRLNLMHGLPVPLAIHFRYDSRVPSSRERTVERCRRVKAAIESRYADLAQKGLLVCTMTVQDARSGSPIELVATYNGSDAE; encoded by the coding sequence ATGAATACGAGAAACCGTCCTGGGCGTAGCATCGGCCCGCTGTCTGGAGCACTTCGTCCGCCATACGGCTTAGGTACGCCTGACGGCGCTCTGCAGGCACGCGCCGGTCAGCCAGTATTCCCAGCGCAGCGCGCAGCACTCCGCATTGGAGTAACGGCGGCGGCGGCCAATCCGGCGTGTTTGACCGACAGCGGCCGGCCGTGCCGTCATCCACTCACCAATGTAGCGGAAAACCAGTGCCTGCTGGCGCACGAGCAGACCGTGAAGGGACGCTTCGATGCCATTGTGCCAGTGATGAGGCGGATTGTCGGGCTGCAGCATGAACCCGATTTTATCGAACGCGCGCAGGCCGTCGCCCGCGAACAGCTGGGCTTCGACTTGCCCTCCAGAATTCTGGAGGACGCCTGGATCGGCAGTCTGGACATGCGTGCCCTATATGGTGAGAGCGTAATGCGGACCTTGCGCCTGATGGCGGAGCATGCGCGCGCGGCCAGAACCCAACAAGCGGGCGATGACGTGGTGTCATTTTTTCTCGACTGCGGCTTCCACGCGGTGGACATCACGCCATGTTCGGACGGACGTTTGAAGGGGCTGGTTCGTTACATCCTGCGCTTACCAGACACCGCAGTGCGCAGCCTTAAGGCCTACGCCGGTGCCATGTTTGACGTGGAGGCCAACGTCAAGCGCTGGATCGAAACCGAACTGATGCGCTACCGCGAAAGTCGTCCGGTGGCTGCCGACGCGGGTACACGTTACCTCAAGATCGCTGTGTATCACTGGAGCAGTTCCGATCCGACCCATGAAGGCTGTGCCGCCCACGCTAGCAACGAGCGCCAGGCTGCGGAAGCTGCCCTGCAGCGCCTGCGTGAATTCCGTCAGGCAATCGAAAACAGTTTTTGTTGTGGGGCCTCGGTGGACACGCTGCTGATCGGAGTGGATACCGACACCGACGCGATCAAGGTGCATGTACCCGATGCAGATGGGGAAATGAGTCTGTACCGGGCGGTGGACAACCTGGAGCTGTATCGCCAGACCGTCGGTGACGAACAGAACGACGCTCGGATCAAGGTGTATCAGGCGATTCAGGGAGCCAGCGCCGCCACCGGCTGGGGTGTGGGCAGGGGTGAGCCGCACGAGGGGATGCGGCGATTGATTGCGACGTTATTGATCAACAATCTATCGCAGATCGAGTATGTATGCGGCACGTGGGGTGGTCGCTATCCGGACATCGGTCATGCCGAGCGTTTCATCAGTGTGGGCGACGGCTTCGAGGAATTTCAATTGCGCAACTTGGCTTATTTCGCCCACCTGCACACGGTGGAAGAAGGCGTGCCGGACATTGACGTGGGCATCAAGATTTTCAATAGACTGAATCTAATGCATGGATTACCGGTGCCGCTGGCGATTCACTTCCGCTACGACAGCCGGGTACCGAGCAGTCGCGAACGCACGGTAGAGCGTTGCCGGCGGGTCAAAGCGGCGATTGAATCACGCTACGCAGATCTGGCGCAAAAGGGTTTGCTGGTATGCACCATGACCGTACAGGACGCTCGCTCCGGCAGTCCGATTGAGTTGGTGGCAACTTATAACGGAAGCGACGCGGAATGA
- a CDS encoding carboxysome peptide A yields the protein MMKICEVEKTLVSTNRIKELGHRPLLVVREKAGGARQVAVDMIGCVPGDWVICVGSSAAREAAGSKDYPSDLTIVGIIDHWMEE from the coding sequence ATGATGAAGATTTGCGAAGTGGAAAAAACGCTGGTTTCGACCAACCGGATCAAGGAACTTGGGCATCGTCCGCTGCTGGTGGTGAGGGAAAAGGCAGGGGGGGCACGTCAGGTGGCGGTCGATATGATCGGCTGCGTCCCTGGTGACTGGGTGATCTGTGTGGGTTCTTCTGCGGCGCGCGAGGCAGCGGGTAGCAAGGATTACCCCAGCGATCTCACCATTGTTGGCATTATTGATCACTGGATGGAAGAGTGA
- a CDS encoding carboxysome peptide B, with product MDIMRVVSDLVATRRIPGLKNSSLRVLADAKGKLNVACDPVGVPPGKWVITVSGSAARYAAGNYKILTDLTIAGIIDRLDDGEARADK from the coding sequence ATGGATATCATGCGAGTGGTGTCTGATTTGGTGGCGACGCGCCGCATCCCAGGGCTGAAGAACTCTTCGCTCAGAGTGCTCGCCGATGCCAAAGGAAAACTGAACGTGGCGTGCGATCCAGTGGGTGTGCCTCCCGGGAAATGGGTTATTACCGTAAGTGGTTCGGCGGCGCGTTATGCAGCGGGCAATTACAAGATTCTGACCGACCTGACCATCGCGGGGATTATAGACCGATTGGATGATGGAGAAGCTCGAGCTGATAAGTAG
- a CDS encoding BMC domain-containing protein yields the protein MANVTGIALGMIETRGLVPAIEAADAMTKAAEVRLVGRQFVGGGYVTVLVRGETGAVNAAVRAGADACERVGDGLVAAHIIARVHSEVEGILPTAASV from the coding sequence ATGGCGAATGTAACGGGTATTGCACTGGGCATGATCGAGACCCGGGGTTTGGTGCCGGCGATCGAGGCGGCGGACGCGATGACCAAGGCGGCGGAAGTACGTCTGGTGGGCCGCCAATTTGTGGGTGGCGGTTACGTCACGGTGCTGGTGCGTGGCGAGACCGGGGCAGTGAATGCAGCGGTGCGCGCCGGGGCGGATGCCTGCGAGCGCGTCGGTGACGGCTTGGTGGCAGCGCACATCATCGCCCGCGTGCATTCCGAAGTGGAGGGCATCCTGCCCACCGCAGCAAGTGTTTAA
- a CDS encoding BMC domain-containing protein, whose translation MANVSGVALGMIETRGLVPAIEAADAMTKAAEVRLVGRQFVGGGYVTVLVRGETGAVNAAVRAGADACERVGDGLVAAHIIARVHSEVEGILPTAASV comes from the coding sequence ATGGCAAATGTAAGCGGAGTGGCATTGGGCATGATCGAAACCCGGGGTTTGGTGCCGGCGATCGAGGCGGCGGACGCGATGACCAAGGCGGCGGAAGTACGTCTGGTGGGTCGCCAATTTGTGGGCGGCGGTTACGTCACGGTGCTGGTGCGTGGCGAGACCGGGGCAGTGAATGCAGCGGTGCGCGCCGGGGCGGATGCCTGCGAGCGCGTCGGTGACGGCTTGGTGGCAGCGCACATCATCGCCCGCGTGCATTCCGAAGTGGAGGGCATCCTGCCCACCGCAGCAAGTGTTTAA
- a CDS encoding BMC domain-containing protein: MANVSGVALGMIETRGLVPAIEAADAMTKAAEVRLVGRQFVGGGYVTVLVRGETGAVNAAVRAGADACERVGDGLVAAHIIARVHSEVENILPSSPDVGVGGRDGEVS; this comes from the coding sequence ATGGCAAATGTAAGCGGAGTGGCATTGGGCATGATCGAAACCCGGGGTTTGGTGCCGGCGATCGAGGCGGCGGACGCGATGACCAAGGCGGCGGAAGTACGTCTGGTGGGTCGCCAATTTGTGGGCGGCGGTTACGTCACGGTGCTGGTGCGTGGCGAGACCGGGGCAGTGAATGCAGCGGTGCGCGCCGGGGCGGATGCCTGCGAGCGCGTCGGTGACGGCTTGGTGGCGGCGCACATCATCGCCCGCGTGCATTCCGAAGTGGAAAATATCCTGCCCAGTAGCCCCGACGTCGGCGTAGGTGGCCGCGATGGTGAAGTCAGCTAA
- a CDS encoding ferritin-like domain-containing protein — translation MHADPRLTGYLTRALGHELAAVQQYLLQATLAGLWGLSNISARLREDVNEELVHAERLMARMLVLGIPSNGIQLPPIRPGRTLEEMVLIDRDLEIEAVRLYEEAAHYCARMRDGETQTLFGGLLQDEIGHLRELDRMLTESHQGATP, via the coding sequence ATGCATGCAGATCCACGTTTGACCGGATATCTGACGCGCGCCCTCGGCCACGAACTGGCGGCGGTGCAGCAATATCTGTTGCAGGCCACGTTGGCTGGCCTGTGGGGCTTGTCGAATATCAGCGCGCGTTTGCGTGAGGATGTGAACGAGGAGCTCGTGCATGCCGAACGGCTGATGGCGCGCATGTTGGTATTGGGTATTCCTTCCAATGGCATCCAACTGCCGCCCATCCGTCCGGGGCGCACCCTGGAGGAGATGGTGTTGATTGACCGCGATCTGGAGATCGAAGCGGTTCGCTTGTACGAGGAAGCGGCCCACTACTGCGCCAGGATGCGTGATGGCGAGACGCAAACTTTGTTCGGAGGTCTGCTGCAAGATGAGATTGGTCACTTGCGCGAGTTGGATCGAATGCTAACGGAAAGTCACCAAGGAGCGACGCCATGA
- the parA gene encoding ParA family partition ATPase: MDDKIIAVINQKGGTGKTTLALNLAAGLAQRASTHLVDADPQRSISQWVEMAPDGASLPPVASLGSDPIATIVQLARTHRYVVVDCPPAVQGEVVTAVMRSVHVVLIPVLPSPMDLWASVAMAAAVGGARQLNPGLRACLVLNQMESRNALSRDLREAVAEFDVPVLQACMQRRAAYRSAAVEGTSVYGLGKRAQTAVADIEAIIEEVLCL; the protein is encoded by the coding sequence ATGGATGACAAGATCATCGCGGTAATCAACCAGAAGGGTGGCACTGGCAAGACCACCCTGGCGCTGAATCTGGCGGCGGGCTTGGCGCAACGCGCTTCCACTCACTTGGTGGACGCCGATCCCCAGCGCTCCATCAGCCAGTGGGTTGAAATGGCACCTGACGGTGCCAGCCTGCCGCCGGTGGCGTCGCTTGGCAGCGACCCTATTGCCACGATTGTGCAACTGGCGCGCACCCACCGTTATGTGGTTGTGGACTGCCCACCTGCCGTGCAGGGTGAGGTGGTTACTGCGGTGATGCGCTCGGTTCATGTGGTGTTGATTCCAGTGCTTCCCTCGCCGATGGATCTGTGGGCGAGCGTAGCCATGGCGGCGGCGGTGGGCGGGGCCAGGCAGCTCAACCCCGGCTTGCGTGCCTGCCTGGTACTGAATCAAATGGAATCGCGCAATGCCCTGTCCCGTGATCTGCGCGAGGCTGTGGCGGAGTTCGACGTGCCGGTATTGCAAGCCTGCATGCAGCGGCGTGCGGCTTATCGCAGCGCCGCGGTGGAAGGGACGAGCGTCTACGGACTGGGCAAACGCGCCCAAACTGCCGTGGCGGACATAGAAGCGATTATTGAGGAGGTCTTATGTCTGTGA
- a CDS encoding CbbQ/NirQ/NorQ/GpvN family protein: MQPAIEQYLIRSAPYYRTVADEVELYEAAYSVRMPMMLKGPTGCGKTRFIEHMAWKLGKPLITVACNEDMTASDLVGRFLLDASGTRWQDGPLTLAARLGAICYLDEVVEARQDTTVVIHPLTDSRRVLPLEKKGELVQAHPDFQLVISYNPGYQSLMKDLKQSTKQRFGALDFNYPEHAIEVEIVSHESGVSSDTADKLVSIAERARNLKGHGLDEGISTRMLIYAGNLIAKGVDPMAACRVTLVRPITDDSDMRDALDAAVTTFF; this comes from the coding sequence ATGCAACCAGCCATCGAACAGTACCTCATTCGTAGTGCGCCTTATTACCGTACTGTAGCCGACGAAGTCGAGCTCTACGAGGCCGCCTACTCGGTGCGCATGCCCATGATGCTCAAGGGTCCCACAGGCTGCGGCAAGACCCGCTTTATCGAACATATGGCGTGGAAGCTGGGCAAACCACTGATTACCGTGGCGTGCAACGAAGACATGACCGCATCCGATCTGGTCGGCCGCTTCCTGCTCGATGCTTCCGGCACTCGCTGGCAGGATGGCCCTTTAACCCTTGCCGCGCGCTTGGGGGCTATCTGCTACCTCGATGAAGTAGTGGAGGCGCGCCAGGACACCACCGTGGTGATCCACCCGCTGACCGACAGCCGCCGTGTGCTGCCGTTGGAGAAGAAGGGCGAACTGGTGCAGGCGCACCCTGATTTCCAGTTGGTAATCTCCTACAACCCAGGCTACCAGAGCCTGATGAAGGACTTGAAACAGTCTACCAAGCAGCGTTTCGGCGCTCTGGATTTCAACTACCCTGAGCACGCTATTGAGGTCGAGATCGTTTCTCACGAAAGTGGTGTGTCTAGCGACACAGCCGACAAGCTGGTGTCCATCGCCGAGCGGGCGCGCAACCTCAAGGGCCATGGGCTCGACGAGGGTATCTCCACGCGTATGCTGATCTACGCTGGCAACCTAATCGCTAAAGGTGTGGATCCCATGGCCGCCTGCCGCGTGACCCTGGTGCGCCCGATCACCGACGACTCAGACATGCGTGATGCACTGGATGCGGCAGTGACGACTTTCTTTTAA